In the genome of Podospora pseudocomata strain CBS 415.72m chromosome 2 map unlocalized CBS415.72m_2.2, whole genome shotgun sequence, one region contains:
- a CDS encoding uncharacterized protein (EggNog:ENOG503P106), whose translation MSPPFSAFLLEVQPGPGGDLLRPQDRLLSLLPASYRTDTDDIVAAGRDVCACIAKELDLKRLDRVLSWLWVAGRPMPPRPLHRQLLLSRELFVTEQMDMHLVWTSGRLFVKPIPRFLLDPAFWMEYLCCQSGCSCSVASECNRPALQRRALGFLFSYAALISHESDFSIAQDKHLLPPEVTWLAWRHLVEQLDTERIYSKVDVRFHYGELRLSRLNKIYLLSQRPFLLHRYMSHWQQYWAFFQDNFAWLASATIYITIALTAMQVGLATRTLADNDAFQSVSYGFTVFSILGPIAAVGLIVLVFCYMFIHNWAATVAYGKKRQQHIASSSESP comes from the exons ATG TCTCCACCTTTCTCCGCCTTTCTCCTTGAAGTCCAGCCAGGGCCGGGTGGTGACCTGCTGCGGCCCCAAGATCGACTCTTGTCACTCCTGCCCGCGTCCTACCGCACCGATACCGACGACATTGTTGCCGCAGGTCGGGATGTATGTGCCTGCATCGCGAAAGAACTCGATTTGAAGAGGTTAGACAGGGTCCTCAGTTGGCTGTGGGTTGCCGGTCGCCCCATGCCACCGCGTCCGCTGcaccgccagctcctcctctcccgggAGCTCTTCGTCACGGAGCAGATGGACATGCACCTGGTCTGGACAAGCGGCCGACTATTTGTCAAACCAATCCCGCGTTTTTTGCTCGACCCTGCTTTCTGGATGGAGTATCTCTGTTGCCAGTCGGGTTGCAGCTGTTCCGTTGCGAGCGAATGCAATCGGCCGGCCCTGCAGCGGCGTGCGCTCGGGTTCCTGTTCTCGTACGCCGCGCTCATCTCACATGAAAGTGACTTTTCTATAGCACAGGACAAGCACTTGCTGCCGCCGGAGGTGACATGGCTAGCATGGAGGCACCTTGTCGAACAGCTGGACACTGAGCGCATCTACTCTAAGGTTGATGTTCGGTTCCACTACGGCGAGCTCCGCCTCTCCCGTCTGAACAAGATATATCTCCTCTCGCAGCGCCCGTTCCTCCTTCATCGCTACATGTCACACTGGCAACAATACTGGGCCTTTTTCCAAGACAACTTCGCTTGGCTGGCTTCCGCCACCATCTACATTACTATCGCCCTCACCGCCATGCAGGTCGGGCTGGCAACTAGGACGCTGGCTGACAACGACGCCTTCCAATCCGTATCCTATGGCTTTACTGTCTTTTCCATCCTAGGCCCCATCGCCGCCGTGGGGCTTATtgtgttggtgttttgttaCATGTTTATCCACAACTGGGCGGCAACGGTGGCGTatggaaagaaaagacagCAGCACATAGCTAGCAGCTCGGAGAGTCCATGA